Part of the Tolypothrix sp. PCC 7910 genome, ACCGACATAGTCGTTAGCTTCTCCTTCTAAGCGGAGAATCATCCCGGGGAGGTTGAAGGCTCCAAAACTTTGCCCTACACTACCTTGGAAGTTGAGATGAATTTGTCCTGCGAAGCCACTATCGCCATATTCAGATGCGATCGCACCTGCTAATCTTGCACCGACTGTTCTATCGGTGTTCACGATTTTCACAGTTTTAGCGATGGTAGATTGGTGGCGAATTGCTGCTTTAATATCTGGATCGGCCAGCAATTCATCATCTACAACCGGGCCGTTGCTGTGAACTTCTTCATGCACTAACCAGCTACGGTCATTTTTGGTATCTGGTAACTGCACTAAGCAGTTGAGATTGAGTGATTGGGTTTTGGTGAGTTTGATATCCTCACGCTGTTTTAGCAAATCTGCACGTCCAATTACTTCCGATAGCGAACGGTAACCTAGTTTCGCTAAAAGACTCCGCACTTCTTCCGCAATAAAGTAGAAGAAATTAACGACATGTTCGGGCATACCTGTAAACCGCTTGCGTAGTTCTTCTTTTTGGGAAGCAACACCTACAGGACAGTTATTGGTATGGCAGATCCGCGCCATAATGCAGCCTTCAGCAATCATGGCGATGGAACCAAAACCGAATTCTTCGCCACCCATCAATGCACCTATTAGCACATCCCAGCCACTCTTGAGACCGCCATCTACACGCAGAATGACGCGATCGCGCAGGCTGTTTTGCATTAATACGCGATGCACTTCACTCAATCCGAGTTCCCACGGCGAACCTGCGTGTTTAATCGAACTTAGTGGTGATGCACCTGTACCGCCGTCATGACCAGAAATTTGGATGATATCAGCGTTAGCTTTCGCTACCCCAGCCGCAATGGTACCAATACCAATTTCTGCAACTAACTTCACAGATACCTGCGCTTTCGGGTTAATTTGATGCAGGTCAAAAATTAGCTGGGCGAGGTCTTCAATGGAGTAGATGTCATGGTGTGGTGGTGGGGAAATTAATGTGACACCTGGCTTAGAACGCCGCAACATCGCAATGTAAGGGCTGACCTTTGGCCCTGGTAATTGTCCACCTTCCCCAGGCTTGGCACCTTGAGCAATTTTAATTTCAATTTGTTTGGCGCTGGCTAAGTAACCTGGTGTGACACCAAATCTTCCCGATGCAACTTGCTTAATGGCGCTGGAAGCTGTGTCACCATTCCGCAACCCTCTTAAATGGGGGAGAGTAGCTGATTGGCCAGATTCATCAACATCATCTAAAACTTTATAGCGGACTGGATCTTCGCCACCTTCTCCAGAGTTGGATTTACCGCCAATCCGGTTCATGGCGATCGCTAAAGTTTCGTGGGCTTCTCTGGACAACGCACCTAAAGACATCCCACCTGTGCAGAAGCGTTTGACAATCTCGCTGATTGATTCGACTTCTTCTAAAGGAATGGAGGCGCGATCGCTTTGGAAATCTAACAAGTCGCGCAAGGCGGTGACTGGGCGATTTTGTAGGTGTTGTTTGTAAACTTCGTAGTGGTCGTATTGCTTCCCATCTACAGCTTTATGCAATGCTTTAGCTAGTTCGGGGCTATTCATGTGATATTCGCCACCACGACGGTACTGCACAAAGCCCAAGTTTTCTAGTTTCTTAATTGTCAGTTCGGGGAAAGCTTTTTGATGGAAGGAGAGAATTTCTTGAGCTAAATCGCTGACAGTCAACCCACCAATGCGGGAAGCTGTTCCTTTAAATCCCAGTGCTAATAAATCTCCACCAATCCCAATAGCTTCAAATATTTGCGCTGCTTGATAGCTAGAAAGCAGCGAAATTCCCATTTTTGAGAGAATTTTCAGCAATCCAGAGGCGACGGCTTTGCGATAGTTAGCGATCGCTTGGTCTAGGGTAATGCTAGCAATTTGACCCCGAGCCATAAACTGCTGAGTTTTAGGATCGCCCCACCAATCGCGGACTGTATCTAAAGCCATATAAGGACAAACTGCACCAGCACCATAGCCAATTAAACAGCCAAAGTGATGGGTACTCCAACATTGAGCAGTATCAACAATCAACGATGCTTTCATCCGCAACCCTTCACGGATCAGGTGATGGTGTACTGCACCTACAGCCAATAATGGTGGAATATAGCTGTATTCGGTTCCTAGAGGAGAGCGATCGCTCAATATCAAAATCTTTGCACCCGCCCGCACCGATTCCGCAGCTTTGGCTTGTAAAGCCTCTACGGCTGCTTTTAGACCTTCTGGCCCTGCGGCAATTTCAAATAAAGTTGACAATTGAGCAGTAGTAAAGCCAGAGAGTTTGATCGCCTCTAATTCTGCTTCAGTTAGTACTGGCGAATCCAGTTTGATTCTCTTAGCATATTCTGGCTTCACTTCTAATAAGTTACCCCGTTCGCCTAGCTCGACTTTCAGAGACATAACTAGCTTTTCTCTGAGTGGGTCAATAGCTGGGTTGGTGACTTGAGCAAAGCGCTGTTTAAAATAGTCATACAGCAAGTGGGGTTTTTCGGACAGCACTGCTAAGGGAATATCGTCACCCATACAGAAAGTTGGCTCTGAACCTTGCATAGCCATCGGTTGAATCACCATCTCCACATCTTCTGTGGTGTAACCAAAGGCTACTTGTTGTTGCAGCAAGGTTTGTCTGTCAATTTTATCTGTGGGTATGTGTCCGTTGTTAGTTGCAGCATAGCCGTTACCGTTGCTGTTGGTTGCCCCATTGCCATTGCCATTGGTAGCTGAAGACTGAAGAGATACCAATGATTTCAGATCTTGGCGATGCTGTTGCAACCATTCCCCATAGGGGTGTTGCTTCGCAATCCGCTGTTTTATCTCCCAATTTTTTAGCACTTCATTGGTATTTAAATCCACGGCAATCATTTGCCCTGGGCCAAGTCTACCTTTTTCCACGATGTTAGCTTCTGGTAAGTCTACTACACCAGCTTCGGAAGCAACGACAATGTAGTCGTCTTTGGTGATGACATAGCGAGCTGGTCTTAGCCCGTTACGATCTAATGTGGCACCAACTTTTTGCCCATCACTAAAGACTAAAAGTGCTGGGCCGTCCCACGCTTCTTGCAAGCCGCTGTAGTACTCGTAGAAATCGGTAATCTCGGGATAATCCTGTAACGAAGGCTGATTTTGGTAAGCTTCTGGAACCAGCATCATTAAGCCTTCTAAGGGACTGCGGCCAGAACGCACCAATAGTTCTAAGACGTTATCTAAAGTGGCAGAGTCGCTATTGTCAATATGAACTAAGGGCTTGAATTCTTCAATGCGATCGCCCCAAACTGGATTGGCTAAACTCGCTTCTCGCGCCATCATCCAGTTGATATTACCCAACAAAGTGTTGATTTCGCCGTTATGACCCAACAACCGCATTGGTTGCGCTAAAGGCCATTTGGGCATAGTGTTGGTGCTAAATCGGCGGTGATAAACAGCAAAGGCACTTTTGTAAGCGGGATTTTTTAAATCGAGATAAAAATCTCCCAACACCGCGGAACGCACCATGCCTTTATAGACTATTGTCCGGCTCGACAGAGAACAAATGTAAAAGTCCTCAGAGATGTTTTTTGCAGCTTTAAAAATGCGACGACGGGTAATATAAAGCGCCCTTTCTAGTTCTTCACCATTTTTGTTGGCAGATGCTAGAAAAATCTGCTCAATTTGGGGCTGATTTTCTTTTGCTTGTATCCCTAATGTCTCAGGTTTTACTGGAACTACGCGCCAGCCCAGTATAGTGAATTGTTCCTCGGCCGCAATTTCCTCAACCATTGCTCGGGATTTTGCGGCTGCTTGGGAGTCTTGAGGTAAAAAGATCATCCCTACAGCAAAATTACCTGTAGATGAAGATTCTATCCCCTTTTGGATATACTCTTGCTGGAATAACTCCCAAGGTATAGCGGTCAATATCCCTGCACCATCCCCTGAGTCTTGATCGGCACTACAACCACCCCGATGTTCCAAGCAAGTTAAGGCTGTTAAGGCTTTGGCAATAATTTCGTGGCTTGCAGAATTTTGGCGATGGGCAATGAATCCCACACCACAGGCATCTCTTTCCTCAACTAACCACCTTTGCCCCTGATAACTATCTTTTTCCGTATCTGCAAATGACATGTTCTGCACTTGATTCCTTGGTGTATTATTCATAGCCTAATCCTGAAATGCTGAGTTACTAATTTTGCCGCCGCCAATGAGAAAAATTTCTAAGATTTTTCAGTGGAGAATATAGACATTCACCGAAATTTAGGGAAAAAAAATTTTAACTTCGGTCAGTTGTTGTTGTTCTCCCGTGTTAAAATAATCGCGTTATTTTTTATGTGTTTATGCTGAGTTAGACAAATTACTTTTGCCCTAAATGCCTTTATATTTATATCCTGCGTGAAGCTAAGTAGTTTCTCAATTCTTGCTTTTCCAGATGATGGCTATTTTTCAAGTAAAGCTAGTAATAGCTCACCTGAAACGAAAATCAATCTGATCGCTTCACCAATTTTGTTGCCGAAATTACCTGATTGCGGGAACAAAATCAGCCTATTACACTATATGCCCATTTGACAATTCCTAAATATTTCTGTTGTTATCTAGATTTTGGTTAATTATCGATTGCCACTTGCGTTACTACTAGCTATACCTCACTTAAGTAGCAACAGTAGCAAACATCGGTGAGGAGGGAATATTGTAATCCAGCGCTGATTTCTAAAACTACCGTCTTAGACTACTGGAAGTGCCAG contains:
- the gltB gene encoding glutamate synthase large subunit, yielding MNNTPRNQVQNMSFADTEKDSYQGQRWLVEERDACGVGFIAHRQNSASHEIIAKALTALTCLEHRGGCSADQDSGDGAGILTAIPWELFQQEYIQKGIESSSTGNFAVGMIFLPQDSQAAAKSRAMVEEIAAEEQFTILGWRVVPVKPETLGIQAKENQPQIEQIFLASANKNGEELERALYITRRRIFKAAKNISEDFYICSLSSRTIVYKGMVRSAVLGDFYLDLKNPAYKSAFAVYHRRFSTNTMPKWPLAQPMRLLGHNGEINTLLGNINWMMAREASLANPVWGDRIEEFKPLVHIDNSDSATLDNVLELLVRSGRSPLEGLMMLVPEAYQNQPSLQDYPEITDFYEYYSGLQEAWDGPALLVFSDGQKVGATLDRNGLRPARYVITKDDYIVVASEAGVVDLPEANIVEKGRLGPGQMIAVDLNTNEVLKNWEIKQRIAKQHPYGEWLQQHRQDLKSLVSLQSSATNGNGNGATNSNGNGYAATNNGHIPTDKIDRQTLLQQQVAFGYTTEDVEMVIQPMAMQGSEPTFCMGDDIPLAVLSEKPHLLYDYFKQRFAQVTNPAIDPLREKLVMSLKVELGERGNLLEVKPEYAKRIKLDSPVLTEAELEAIKLSGFTTAQLSTLFEIAAGPEGLKAAVEALQAKAAESVRAGAKILILSDRSPLGTEYSYIPPLLAVGAVHHHLIREGLRMKASLIVDTAQCWSTHHFGCLIGYGAGAVCPYMALDTVRDWWGDPKTQQFMARGQIASITLDQAIANYRKAVASGLLKILSKMGISLLSSYQAAQIFEAIGIGGDLLALGFKGTASRIGGLTVSDLAQEILSFHQKAFPELTIKKLENLGFVQYRRGGEYHMNSPELAKALHKAVDGKQYDHYEVYKQHLQNRPVTALRDLLDFQSDRASIPLEEVESISEIVKRFCTGGMSLGALSREAHETLAIAMNRIGGKSNSGEGGEDPVRYKVLDDVDESGQSATLPHLRGLRNGDTASSAIKQVASGRFGVTPGYLASAKQIEIKIAQGAKPGEGGQLPGPKVSPYIAMLRRSKPGVTLISPPPHHDIYSIEDLAQLIFDLHQINPKAQVSVKLVAEIGIGTIAAGVAKANADIIQISGHDGGTGASPLSSIKHAGSPWELGLSEVHRVLMQNSLRDRVILRVDGGLKSGWDVLIGALMGGEEFGFGSIAMIAEGCIMARICHTNNCPVGVASQKEELRKRFTGMPEHVVNFFYFIAEEVRSLLAKLGYRSLSEVIGRADLLKQREDIKLTKTQSLNLNCLVQLPDTKNDRSWLVHEEVHSNGPVVDDELLADPDIKAAIRHQSTIAKTVKIVNTDRTVGARLAGAIASEYGDSGFAGQIHLNFQGSVGQSFGAFNLPGMILRLEGEANDYVGKGMHGGEIIIKPPANATYNPAQNVIVGNTCLYGATGGVLFANGLAGERFAVRNSKGLAVIEGAGDHCCEYMTGGVIVVLGKVGRNVAAGMTGGLAYFLDEDGSFPELVNKDIVKIQRVVTEAGEKQLQELIQTHCDRTGSPKAKLILQNWQEFLPKFWQLVPPSEADSAEANPQIKQLSTV